In Gulosibacter molinativorax, a single window of DNA contains:
- a CDS encoding DUF6457 domain-containing protein → MTAQDRGLPEGLSEWVEFAAPRLGLDPAEVPLNDLLGMTGIVAHGVVRPAAPVSSYLLGLAVGRGLLTNEEGDARLRELVREWASERESIAAGSADADGGADAEGGLDA, encoded by the coding sequence GTGACCGCACAGGATCGCGGCCTGCCAGAGGGCCTGTCCGAGTGGGTCGAGTTCGCCGCGCCCCGGCTCGGCCTCGACCCGGCCGAAGTGCCGCTGAATGACCTGCTCGGCATGACCGGCATCGTCGCCCACGGCGTCGTCCGCCCGGCGGCGCCGGTGTCGTCCTATCTGCTCGGGCTCGCGGTCGGTCGCGGACTCCTGACGAACGAGGAAGGTGACGCGCGGTTGCGCGAACTCGTACGCGAGTGGGCGTCGGAGCGTGAGTCGATTGCGGCTGGCAGCGCGGATGCAGACGGTGGCGCGGATGCGGAAGGAGGCCTGGATGCGTGA
- a CDS encoding type II toxin-antitoxin system HicB family antitoxin, whose protein sequence is MTSPSADHYTYRVRWSAEDQEFVGTVAELPSLSWLAENQEDAFAGIRKLTAEVLADMTASGETPPAAIADRSYSGKFMVRITPEAHRQLAIDAAEQRVSLNRLAANRLIGI, encoded by the coding sequence ATGACCTCGCCCTCCGCCGACCACTACACGTACCGCGTTCGCTGGTCGGCCGAAGATCAAGAATTCGTTGGCACCGTCGCTGAGCTTCCCTCGCTCTCGTGGCTTGCCGAAAACCAAGAAGATGCGTTTGCAGGAATTCGCAAGCTCACCGCCGAAGTTTTGGCAGATATGACTGCCAGCGGAGAGACCCCGCCCGCGGCAATCGCTGATCGTTCGTATTCCGGCAAGTTCATGGTCAGAATCACGCCGGAAGCGCACCGACAGCTGGCAATCGATGCAGCTGAACAGCGCGTATCGCTGAATCGACTTGCTGCAAATCGACTCATTGGAATTTAG
- a CDS encoding MoaD/ThiS family protein: MREVRLFAAAADAAGVESIEVEADSVEGLREHLAMRFGPEFERILAQCSLLADGKKISSGPLTAGRVDILPPFAGG, encoded by the coding sequence ATGCGTGAGGTCAGGCTATTCGCCGCCGCCGCGGACGCCGCTGGCGTCGAGTCGATCGAGGTCGAGGCAGACTCAGTCGAGGGCCTCCGGGAGCACCTCGCAATGCGCTTCGGCCCGGAGTTCGAGCGCATCCTCGCCCAATGCTCGCTCCTCGCCGACGGCAAGAAGATCAGCTCCGGCCCCCTCACCGCGGGCCGCGTCGACATCCTCCCGCCCTTCGCGGGAGGCTAG